A stretch of DNA from Cumulibacter manganitolerans:
GCCCGGGACCGTGCAGGTCACCGAGCTCGGCGCGGTCGAGCGCTACAGCCACGTGTGGCACATCGTCTCGACGGTGACCGGAGAGGTGGCCGCCGGCAAGGACGCGTTCGACGTCCTGCTGTCGTGCTTCCCGGCCGGGACGCTGACCGGCGCGCCCAAGGTCCGCGCCATGCAGATCATCGACGACCTCGAGCCGGTGCGCCGCGGGATCTACGGCGGCGCGGTCGGCTACCTGTCCGCCGCCGGCGACCTCGACATGGCGATCTGCATCCGCACCGCACTGCTGAAGGACGGCAAGGCATACGTGCAGTCGGCCGGGGGAGTGGTGGCCGACTCGCTGCCGCACCTGGAGGAGCTCGAGACGCAGAACAAGGCGCGCGCCGCGCTGACCGCGGTGCAGACCGCCTCACGGCTGCGCGCCGCCGTACGCCCGTGACGGCGGCCGGAGGCGATCGCGGCCCCTCCGCCGCGCGCGGCGAGGTCGGCGGCGCGACCCGTAGCGGCTCGTCCAAGAGCGCGCTGGGCAGCGTGGTGTTGCTGCTCGTCGCGGCCGGGGCCGCGCTGCTGTGGTCCTCGAGCCTGGTCTGGGATGCCCGCCAGGTGGCCCGCGCCGCACCGCTCCCACCGGTGGTGTACTCGATCGCGGGCTCGACCGCCGTGCCCATGACGGTGGCGCTCGGCCTCGTCGCGCTGGCCGCCGTGGTCGCCGTCCTCGCCGCCGGCACCCTCGGGCGCCGGATCGTCGGCGGCGCGGTGGCCGCGGTGAGCATCTGGACGCTCGTGCAGCTCGTCGGCTGGAGCGGCGCCTCGCCGGCGCAGCGGATCGCCGTCCTGCAGGACGACGGCATCAAGCACGGGATCGGCAGCGCCCCGCAGACCGGTGCGCTCGCGGTGCCGATCGGGTACGCCGGCGTCCTGCTGGCGCTCGCGGCCGCGGCCGTCCTGCTGGTGCGGGCCGGCGCGTTGCCGCGGATGGGCAGCAAGTACGAGCGGGGGACGGCACGGACGGCTCGCCCGGGCAGCACCGACCCCGCGGCGCAGGACCGGGACATGTGGTCCCGCCTCGATCGCGGCGAGGACCCCACCGACTGACCCGCGGCCCGTCTCCCGCACCGGCCCGTTGTGTTGTGACGAGTCCGGGCGACGACGCCCGAAGTCGCAACAACGTAACGGGCCGGGTCCATCGCAGGATGCGGCGGCCGCGGCAGTGACCTGCCCGACAGCAGCCGCCGCGCGAGTTTGGCGACCTGCGGCCTGGGTACGGGGTTGGCTGCACGCCCGGCGTCCGCGCTCCGCGGTCGGGGACGTGCGCGCGAGGGATGTGACCGAGACCGCGAGGAGTGAGCGATG
This window harbors:
- a CDS encoding Trp biosynthesis-associated membrane protein, with product MTAAGGDRGPSAARGEVGGATRSGSSKSALGSVVLLLVAAGAALLWSSSLVWDARQVARAAPLPPVVYSIAGSTAVPMTVALGLVALAAVVAVLAAGTLGRRIVGGAVAAVSIWTLVQLVGWSGASPAQRIAVLQDDGIKHGIGSAPQTGALAVPIGYAGVLLALAAAAVLLVRAGALPRMGSKYERGTARTARPGSTDPAAQDRDMWSRLDRGEDPTD